ATCAACGATGACGGCGATGGTTTTCATGCAAAACTTCTTTAAATACCTTTAAGATTCCGGCGGAATATTTTTTGACATCATAATTTTTTCTGGCGAAATTCAGGGATTTCTTACCTAAAATTCTCCTTTGCTGTTTGTTCTTAATCAGTCTTTCCAAAACCTCTTCAAATTGCTTGCGGTTCTCTACCAAAATCCCCCCTTCGCCAACTACCTCTCCCACACTACCCTTGTTCAAAGCCACGACCGGCAAGCCGCAAGCCATGGCCTCTGTTAAAACAAACCCAAACTGTTCTAGCCAGGTTTTGGACCCGACGGGATAATGAATGTAAATATCCGCTGAATTATAAATTTTGGGCATGTCTTCAAACTTCACTTTCTCTAGATGTGTTATCCCGGGAACATTAAGAAGACTCTCTAACGGCCCGCTGCCAACGACAGTAAATTCCAAAGCGGGAAACTCCTTGTGAAGCTTTTTGAAAGCGGCCACCATTTCTCTGATCCCCTTTTCTGGCACCAACCTACCTACCGTTAGCAGTCTTATTGGCTTCTTGCCTAATTCATGATTCATAATTCTTGATTCAACCTGCGGTCTAAAAATGCTCAAATCCACTCCCGGATTTAGTCTGACAATTTTTTTCGGATCCGCCCCCTCTTCAATTAACACATCTCTGGCCCGGTCAGTAACTGCAATAAACCGGTCCGTATTTTTAATCACATATTGTTTCAATCTTCGTCGCCCCCAGATTCCTTCATTATTAAAAGGAATATTCTCAAAAACTAATGAAATAACCTTTTTGACATAACCTAGATTCTTCGCCTTTATACACTGGTAGGAATAAAAGTAATAAGTCTCCGCACAAAATGCTATATCAAGATTTTTAAGCTTATTCTCTAGACCAAAAAGAACATGCGCATCTACAAAAATTCTATTTAGAACAGCCATTTTCCCCCTATCTATGCGACCAAAGTTTAAATCAACAGGACACGGTAACTTAACAAAATCCATAAAAGATAAACTAGACAAGTCTGAAACTGGCATTAGTCCAGTAACCAGCTCTAACCTATTTCCCTTTTGCAGGTAGCGCATTCCTCCTAATTCAAAAGGGGAAGCAAAATCCCCTCGCACAATTGCAACTTTCATAGATTTTGAAGCTCCCAGACTTTTATTTTTTCAACCAAATTATAAATCGCAAACAAAAAGCACACAATTATTCCAAAGTAACCATCTAAAAAACCTTCTTGCAAAAAGAAAAGTTTAAAAAAGGTCTTTAGAGGTGAAAGTAAAACGTCTGTAATAGATACCTTATAGGGATAGAATTTAGCATCTAGATCAGTATATTTGTTCGTCTTTTCTATGAATTCACCTATCGAAGTATAATTATAGTGATTATATGCACTACTCAAAAATCCAACTTCGCCACGAACAAAAATCTGCTGGTGATATTTAAATGGGTCATAATGCCATTTCCCAGCACGTACAAGTCTTAGCTCATGAGAATCAGCCTTAACAAAACCATGAGAAATTTGATGGCCAAACATGAAAATCTTATTCTTCAAATTAAAACCAGCATAATTACTTGTGTCTGCAAACAGCAGTTTTTTAATCTCACTTTGTAATCTCCGGGAAAGTACTTCATCCGAATCTAATTTTAGAATCCAATCTCCACTCGCTTTTTGCATACCAAATTTTCTATTTTTATCAAAGTTGCCATCTCTAGGAACTCTTTCGTAAACAATGGCATGAAACTTTTTCGCAATTCGAATTGTGTTATCCGTGGAACCCATATCCACGACAATTATTTCATCGGCCCACCTAATACTTGAAAGGCAATCTTCGAGTTTCGAACCACAGTTCAGTGTTGGAATTACAACTGATAGACGCAATTTTCTCATTAAACAATTTACATATTGACAAACATAAATAACAATTTTACGATTAGTTAATTGAAAAGATTATACCTTTTTATCTTTTCGTTTATCTTCCTTACCTCAATACTATTAACGCTCCCGCCGAGTGCATTAGCTATCACCCTTCAATGGAAATCAGTTTATAGTTCTACAGACGAAAGTACAGAAATTAAGTTTTCGGATCAGAACACAAATAAGGTATTTAGTTCAATAAGGAAACATAACCCAAGCAGTTACGATATATTAAAATCCGTTAACGGTGGATTAAATTGGTCAAGTGTTAAAAATAACCTCCCTTCGGGGCAAGATATCAATTGGATTGCCATTAAACATTCTGATGATGATGTCATCGCAATTAGTTTATGGGGATCAGGAATACATTTAACCGAGAATGGTGGCAATTCGTGGACAAAAATATACGACGCGTCTTCTCCCAGAGCAACTGGCATAGATCCAATATCTTCAAATCGCATTTTCGTAGGAATTAGTGATAACGCGCCAGGTTTGTATAGAACATTAAATAAAGGCGCCTCCTGGACTAATTCAAACCTCGGCAATGCAAACAGTGTCGATATTATTACTGATCCAAACAACCAGAATCGCATATTTGCCAGCGTTGGGAATACATTATATCGTTCACTCGATGGAGGAGATAATTGGTTAGCATTGCCACTAAACGGTGGGTTTACTGGTGGCCTAATTGATAAACTTGTATCAGACAGAATTTATATTTCAACGGATAATGGTTTTTATAAATCTAACGACGGAGGAAACTCTTGGTCAAAAAAGACTGTAACTACTGGTTCACAATTTATTTTCAGAGTTGCTCAAGATCAAAATGGATATTTATATGCATCTGTTAGAGAGGCTCCCTATAGTGTTTGGAGAAGCAAAGATTTTGGGGAAACTTGGGAAAATGTTGGCGATCCGGCTTGGGGGTCGAGAAACACTTGGGGGCTGGACGCCGCCGGGCAAAGAGTGATTGTCAGTGTTGAAGGCTTGGGCATCTATTACGCCGACACCGTTCCCAGCGAGTCGGATCCTGTCGTTTTTATCCCAGGTTTTGGAGGATCGTGGTCCTACAAAGGAATCGTGGAGAACCAGCCGACGACATATGCTGATTGGCAGTTAATGCCGGTGTTCACGGATTCGTATTATCAGCCGCTCCTTTCCACTTTGAAAAATGCCGGGCTAACCAACTCGGGCGCAAACCAAAATCTGTTCACATTTTCCTATGATTTTCGCAAAACCATTACGGATAACGCGGCCAGCTTGAATACTTTTCTCGCCAATGAAGTTCAGCCAAAAAATCCGGGCAAGAAAGTCAATGTTATCGCTCACAGTATGGGAAGCCTAGTCGTGCGAGATTGCTATGAAAAAGACACCGGCTGTTCAGACAAAATCGGGAAAATTGTGACGGCAGGCGGGCCGCACCTGGGCACCATCAAAGCCTACCAACTTTGGGAAGGCGGCCAGGCAGATGTTGATCTGGGAACAAAAATAGCCATGGAGCTGGTGCTGCATACTACCGGCCTGCCTTATCTTTCTGATAAAGACATTATTCAAAACAAAATGCCCGGCGTCCGGGATCTTCTGCCGGTTTTTGATTACATTTCCGGAAAACCCTATTCTTCACTAAGCTCCGTGGCCAGAAATCCCAATTTGGAAGCCCTCTTTCCGCTCTCGACCAATTTTAAAAACAGCCTGACACCGCTTTCTGGCAATAACCAACAAACCCCGTCAGGCTTTACAACTGCGTCTAGAAATGCCCTGGATATTGCTTTAAATCTCTGGCCCGACGGCAAGCCTGCAAGCTATACAAATGCAGTCGGCGATGGAACAATCCTTAAAACCAGTTCCGAAATTGCCGGCTTGGCCGCCAATAAATATTACGACTTGAGTCATAATGATTATTTTCAAAACACCGCTCCTCTAACAGATATTCTTCATGCTTTTGATCTGACCGGAAGTATTGCCACAACCGTAACTGAACCCACATCATATCTTTCTTTTATTATCCATTCCCCCGCCACAATTGAAATTAAGAATAAAGACGGGAGTCCGGTGGGGAAAAACCTTGACGGAAAAGCAGTTTTTATCGCGGATCCAGTAGCACAAAGCTACCAGGTGATTATTAGTGGTACCGGCAATGGCAATTTTCAGCTGGATGCTTTCTATATCAATAACACCCAAACAATTAAACGAACATTCAGCGGAAGCATAACTTCGGGTGCAACAAAAACCACAGTGTTTAATTTTTCTTCTGACCCCGGGCAAAGTTTTTCTGAAACCAATGGAGCGGTTACCTTAACTTCGTTCCGCCAAAAAGTCGCTGCTACCAACTTGCGAAACCTAAAGATTATTGAAGCCACTGTAGTGGCCGCAGTCAACGATATTCAAAACAACCGCAACCGGAAGGCAGCCTTTACCCGGCTGGAAAAAGCTAATCTGGACACTATCGGGTTATTAGCGACGGACAACAATGGTGTTAATCGCCAAAATCTGCGGGAACTTTCGGAGCAATTGATTTTTGTTACTAACGCTCTTAACCAACAATACCGCTTAAACCCCCCAGGCCCCACAACCAACTCAGAAATTTCTCGAAGCCAAAGTTCAGTTAACCGGAAACTGGCCAAAAGCAAATTGACCAACCGCGAGGCCAGTAATCTTTTGCTTTCGCAAAGCCTTCTGGCCGACTCTAACGCCTTAAAAAATTCCGGAAAAAACTATCTGGCTATCCTCTTCGCCCGCGGAGCCAATCTTCTGTCAAACTAATAGCGGATTGTTCTTTTAGGAAAATATCCTTTTCTAACATTTGGAATCTTCGAGGATTCCCGATCTTTAATTCTTTTGGGATAAACAAGTTTGACTTCGTGTCTGCCCTTGGGATTGAATTTATAGCCTTCGACTGGTTCCTGGCTTCCGTCATCCCTGAGATGATAAATCGTCCCCGCGACTCCATCCTTCCTAAGTTCCAGCAGTTGTTGGCCCCAGAAAGGCAAAAGCTGGGAAATTGTTTCATTGGAAGTAACATATAGTCTGATAGTGGAGCGATCACTATAAAAAGTGATATCCCCAGAAAAAAGAGTATTGACTAGCTTTCCGTCAAGGCCAACAATGGTTGCTTCAGGACACATGACAGAATCTTAACACGCCTTTTTGCCTCTGTGAAGGCCCAAAGTGAAACCTGATATAATAACAAGATAAAGGACTCGTAGTTCACCAGCAGAACGCTCGATTCACATTCGAGAGGCAGGAGGGGCGGCACCTCCCGGGTCCACCAAATAAATCTATTGTTTATTTCTTCAAAACCCGATAAACTTATTTCTGTGTTCGAAAGTTTAAAAAGCCTGTTTGGGGTTCTCTGGGAATTCGTCGAAGCGGTCGTGTTCGCTTTGATGATTTTCTTTGTCTGCTATTTATTATTGTTCCAGCCTAATCAGGTCAAAGGCCACTCCATGGAACCCACTTTCCATGACGGCGAATATATTTTGACAGACAAAATTTCCTACCGTCTTGGTTTTCCGCAGCGCGGCGATGTCATTGTCTTCAAGTCGCCGAAAAACGCCGATGTCGATTTCATTAAACGGATTATTGGCCTGCCGGGGGAAAACCTGAAAATTTCCGGCGGAAAAGTTTATATTAACGGCACCCTTCTGGACGAAAGCGCCTATCTGGACCCGTCAGTTTATACCGGGCCGGAAAGCTATTTGGCTGAAAATAAGGAAATCGTTATTCCTTCCGGCTATTATTTTGTCATGGGCGACAACCGGATGCAGTCTTCTGACTCCCGGGATTTCGGACCTGTTCTGCCCAGCGAATTTATCGGAAAAGTTTTCTGGAGATACTGGCCGATTAATCGTTTTGGAAGAATTGCCGGGGTTAATTACTCCGCGCTGCCGACTTCTACCGAGTAGCTTTCTCCGTCAACCGGGAAAGCTTTTTCCAGAGCGTCATCTACTTTGCGCATGACATCGGAGCTCTTGTCCAAACCCGCCTTAACTACGATCATAAACCGCAACTCCCGCATTGACTGAGTTACTTTGACTTTGCCACCCAGGCGGGCACTTAAACGGTTTTCAATCAGAGTAATTTCGTCGCTATGCACCCTCTCGGTTTCTGAAGCGGGTTTTACTCCGGCTTTGGCTTTATATTGGCGGGAAAGTTCTTCCGCCCGGCGGACCGACCCGCCTTCCCGCAGAATTTGGCGCAGAGCCTCCACCATCTGGTTGGGATCTTCAATTCCTGCCAGTGCCCGGATATGGCCTTCAGTGACAATTCCGGAAAGCAGAGCATCTTTTAGGGCGTCGGGAAGCGTCAGTAGCCTTAGGGAATTACTGACATAAGCCTGGGATTTGCCGATTCGCTGCGCAATTTCGGCCGTTCCCAGTCCAAATTCATCCATCATCCTCTTGAAACCCTGAGCCCGTTCCAACGGGTTAAGATCTACCCGCTGAACATTTTCCACCAGGGCCATTTCCAACATGCCCCGATGGGAAGTTTTCTTAATAATACAGGGAACCTGGGTTAAACCGATAATTTTCGAGGCCCGCCAGCGTCGCTCTCCGGCAATAATCTGGTATCCGGCCGGGGTTTCGGCCACTACAATCGGCTCTAAAATGCCGTGTTCTCTAATGGAGTCAATCAGGTCAACCAACGATTCCGGAGTAATCAAGCCGCGGGGTTGCAGGGGATTAGGTTGCAGGACATTTATGTCCAAATGGGTAATTTGCTCGTCAGCCATAATTTATTAAATGACAGAAATGTATCGGTCGCCTCTTTTTTGCGAAAATTGCACGGTGCCGTCTTTAACGGCATAAAGGGTGTAGTCGCCGCCCATCCGCACGCCCAGGCCAGGATTAAACTGAGTGCCCCTTTGACGAACGATAATGTTTCCGGACAGAACCTTTTCCCCGGCAAAAATCTTGACTCCCAGGCTTTTGGCGATGGAGTCGCGGTTTCCTTTAGTAACGGCGCTTCCTTTAACGTGTGACATAGGTGAATACGCAAATATTTCTTTTTACAGCAGCCTGAGGCCGACTGTATTCGAACGGACCTTTAGAGAGAATATAGCCGATAGCCGCAAGTTTGTCAACCACATTTTTCACAAGGGTTTTATCTTCTCCAAAGGCAGGCAGCACCATCACGACGGTTCCGTTTGGTTTCAGCACTTTTTTCCAATCCTGTAGTGCATCCAAGTATAACTTTTCAAGCTTCTCCATAACGCCTGGTGTTTGATACTTAGTATTCCCCGTATTCGGCCCTAGATCAGGTTCAGTAACAATAGCGTTAACACTTCCCACCGGAACTTTTTTGCTAATCTCCCGCGCGTCAGCCTGCAGCAATTTAAAATTTAAAATTTTAAATTTAAAATTCCTCTGAAGCCACTCAACATTTTCCCGGGTACGCTGTACTTGAGCAGAACTAATATCGCTTGCTATGACTTCATGTCCCAAAACCAGCGCCTCAGAGGCGATTGTTCCCAC
The Patescibacteria group bacterium genome window above contains:
- a CDS encoding glycosyltransferase family 4 protein, whose protein sequence is MKVAIVRGDFASPFELGGMRYLQKGNRLELVTGLMPVSDLSSLSFMDFVKLPCPVDLNFGRIDRGKMAVLNRIFVDAHVLFGLENKLKNLDIAFCAETYYFYSYQCIKAKNLGYVKKVISLVFENIPFNNEGIWGRRRLKQYVIKNTDRFIAVTDRARDVLIEEGADPKKIVRLNPGVDLSIFRPQVESRIMNHELGKKPIRLLTVGRLVPEKGIREMVAAFKKLHKEFPALEFTVVGSGPLESLLNVPGITHLEKVKFEDMPKIYNSADIYIHYPVGSKTWLEQFGFVLTEAMACGLPVVALNKGSVGEVVGEGGILVENRKQFEEVLERLIKNKQQRRILGKKSLNFARKNYDVKKYSAGILKVFKEVLHENHRRHR
- a CDS encoding glycosyltransferase family 2 protein; protein product: MRKLRLSVVIPTLNCGSKLEDCLSSIRWADEIIVVDMGSTDNTIRIAKKFHAIVYERVPRDGNFDKNRKFGMQKASGDWILKLDSDEVLSRRLQSEIKKLLFADTSNYAGFNLKNKIFMFGHQISHGFVKADSHELRLVRAGKWHYDPFKYHQQIFVRGEVGFLSSAYNHYNYTSIGEFIEKTNKYTDLDAKFYPYKVSITDVLLSPLKTFFKLFFLQEGFLDGYFGIIVCFLFAIYNLVEKIKVWELQNL
- the lepB gene encoding signal peptidase I, giving the protein MFESLKSLFGVLWEFVEAVVFALMIFFVCYLLLFQPNQVKGHSMEPTFHDGEYILTDKISYRLGFPQRGDVIVFKSPKNADVDFIKRIIGLPGENLKISGGKVYINGTLLDESAYLDPSVYTGPESYLAENKEIVIPSGYYFVMGDNRMQSSDSRDFGPVLPSEFIGKVFWRYWPINRFGRIAGVNYSALPTSTE
- a CDS encoding ParB/RepB/Spo0J family partition protein; protein product: MADEQITHLDINVLQPNPLQPRGLITPESLVDLIDSIREHGILEPIVVAETPAGYQIIAGERRWRASKIIGLTQVPCIIKKTSHRGMLEMALVENVQRVDLNPLERAQGFKRMMDEFGLGTAEIAQRIGKSQAYVSNSLRLLTLPDALKDALLSGIVTEGHIRALAGIEDPNQMVEALRQILREGGSVRRAEELSRQYKAKAGVKPASETERVHSDEITLIENRLSARLGGKVKVTQSMRELRFMIVVKAGLDKSSDVMRKVDDALEKAFPVDGESYSVEVGSAE
- a CDS encoding bL27 family ribosomal protein, which encodes MSHVKGSAVTKGNRDSIAKSLGVKIFAGEKVLSGNIIVRQRGTQFNPGLGVRMGGDYTLYAVKDGTVQFSQKRGDRYISVI